The Pseudorca crassidens isolate mPseCra1 chromosome 16, mPseCra1.hap1, whole genome shotgun sequence genome includes the window AAAAATTAGAATCAATTTAAATATCCTTTGGAAGGAGAAAAGATCAAATTGGGCTTATTCATTTGACCCAATACTATAAAGTATTAAAGTAAATCAGTTCGTGTTCTGTGCGTTAACATGTATTGACTTTGTTGAGGAAACAAAAATTGCACAACATAATAGTAAGATACCatgaagaggaaattaaaaagcaTACATACTAAACATTTTAATGTACAAATATGAATTCTGGTCCACAAATTCTTACCCTTCTCAGCATGTCTTCACAGATTGAAAAATCTACAAGTAGTATGAATAGAAGTTAGGTTTATTACTACTAATGAAAAGTTTAATACTTTTCAAAACCCCTTTATGTAATTTCTTCCAAATCTTGAGTTGTTCGAGTCAATTTCCTCATGCAGGGTctataaataaaagttatatttacttcCTTTCTGTGATGGTCATTTTCATCTGGGAGAGAGAGCTCTCATTTTGAAGATCTTTTTCTCCTGAATTAGAAAATCCTTCAttaataaattacataaaaaggGATCTGCTTTAGTATATTGACCAAATTCAATTAGATAATGATAATGCGATTTGCTTCTTTGTGTTATGGACGTACTACTTCAAATTATTAAATGATAGAAAATGCTTTAAGTGGTTCCTATTATAGACTCTTActttacaaatgaataaacagaggTCCAAAGAAGGAAAATTACTTCCCTAAAGATATGTACCTAGGAATCTGTAGCCCTGGGATTAAGATACAGGCTGTTGACTAGAGCACTTTAAACTACACACCACACTGCTTCTCCTGCATCACAAACTGTGTCCATACACTGCCCAATCCCAGAGACAAATTAATCAatgatagaaacaaaacaatcacCAAAAACCCCAATACTAGTTAATAGCTATTATAATTTCTAATTGGCTTGCCAAGTTTACTTTTTTACTGATTATGTGGAGtttatctatgtatgtatctCCAACATAACCCTGAGTTTTGccatattgtatatgtatatatattttatatacattgagTTGTATGTATATTtgcagcatgtgtgtgtgtgtgtgtgtgtgtgtatctgaagtCTGAAGATTGTAATGGTACATTGGGAAAGCTTCTTGTTGCCCTATGTTTCTGAACCTTCATCTGGAAAACAATATCTGGTACATAATGTATATGTGGGCTATTTAAAAACTAAGAGCACTATAATTGTCCTACAATAGATTTGCAAGTCTTAATTTTGAAGATGCTGAtgcccaaagggggaaaaaaatggaaagattcaTGATGATGCTTAGAATAAGTCTCCTTATGGGATTTTATTAAAGGTAcagcatttagtaaatattttcgtCTGTGGAATCCTCCACTATTGAAGAATAAATATGGATTAGTTTTACTTTCTGGCcaaatcatttttattcattgcagcagtattgtTAGCAGTTAGAAATTTCAGCATTTTCCTCCTTTAAGATATGTTATTTTTCCAAGCCCTTGATTTTTGGAATTACACCAAACATTTCTGGACATATCATTAGTCAtagggtaatttttaaaaagtgactccTTTAATTCTGGTATGTTGTCCTTATGAATGCAATCCTTTTTCCCTGTTTAAATTATGGtccttgtatatttttaaattagtaaaaagAATCTTTAGACTGTAagacaataaacatttttgtagaACCACTTTGATCTCAGATCTTACATAATTACCATTATATTTCACAGTGAGCCAACCATATATTTGACTCGACTGACATGTTTTTACTCTTCATACaaataatcaaaaaagaaaaaaaacactttcttATAGAAAAACACTTTTATAATGCAATTCAAGTTCTATTTAGTtcattttgatttgtttgtttatttgctttctcCGGGgcaaaaatatactatttttttattttggcttagAACATTAAGTCATGACTTCTGATCTTGCCAGATAGTAAAACTAAACAATTTTGGCTCTAGCCAAGTTTTGGGAAAACTCAAAAGAAATTTAGGTGCAACAGGGAGAGATGTTAGTAATTCCATTTGTTCAGCTCTTGCTTTTAGAGTATTCCCTGAATTTTGTTGAAGTCTGTTACTGCATTGCTGTGAATCATTGCTGCCAACTTCCACCCTAGAGATGGCTATATTTCAGATGGGTGAAATGATACTTGTAAACAAGTTTATAATCATTAATAAAGCTTATCAAACAATTTTAAGCTCTTTAGAAACACACATTCACTATTATAGTTGcctatttcttatttaattacaACTTTTAATAGAGACATGACgacttttaaaatgcaatttataACAATTCTACACTTAAGTTTTTTTCATGATGTTTATCTTGTttttgtaagtttcaggtgtCAATTTATTTCTCCCTGGACATACTGGTTGAAATTTCACTGTTGACTATTCCAATGCACCCTTTAAAAATCcctgagaatatttttctttcaggttGACAACAGCCCACTCTGGGATCCAGGTGCAATATTAACAGTATGatgattttgttctgttttctacaCATGGCTTTTTCATTCACTGTCTCTCAGAGATGGAAAATTCTGcctcttttttacattttatagtaaACTTTCATCAGAATGACCTAAAACCAGGTCTTTTCATTCTAGATGGCTCAAGATTATTCAAGATTCATCTGTAGTTTGGTTCCCTGAATATCTTGGTGATAAATTAATCTAATGTCTCTTTTTAGAGTGCCTACTTCATGCAGAACATACACCAGCCACTGTGTGTAAGCAGCACTAAAAAACTGTGGTTTCCAATAAATGAAATCTATAGATGCGAGCAAGTGTCAGTGGGTCCCTGAAAGAATGTGCTAGAATTTGAGTAGTCTTGAGGTTTGTGGTGCTGTCCTTTAGAGTCAGGAGAGTATCTTCTTTCCAtaagattaaaataatatataacgtTATCCCCTCTCCCCCTAAGGTTTTCCAACTGTATGGTTGCTCTTCTGACACAAATGCATTGGGCCCTCCCATACCTCCATtcaaaaagtaatgaaaagacCCTTGTTTCTTAAGAGTTTTAAGTGCTGCAGCTAGTATCCATGAGGATAGCGAGAAAACATGGAGAACACAATGTTCTCCCCAAACTGAAAAGTTTTAAACATTGCctgaaaataataaacacaataCCTTACACTTTTATAGTCATTTTAAGTTGGAAAAGTGTATACACATCTATCATATTGTTTTATTCTCAAAATTAGTCTTGTAAAGGGAGAAGGGCATTCAATAATTGAGTGTCTACTGCCTGCTAAACACTGTGAAGTGATGATCCATGATACACAAGGCAATCCAAAGAGGTTAGACTTTCCTTGGGAAGATAAGACATgaacagaaataaatacaataaagatAGAATGTATCTTGTAATAaatagagggaggaagggagacttAGAATTATGTTCCATACTATGCCAGGAAATGAATATGTATAATCTCTTAATACCCCTCCCAACTCTATAGTAGCAATTTTATCAACAATTTATGGACTAGGAAATCCAGGCTCCCAGAATCTAACTTCCTTGTCTCAGGAAGCTAAGTGCCCATCACAAGCTTTGTACTGAATTTCTGGCAGTCAGGACATCAAGCAAGGCTCCTGACTCATCAGCCATTACCCAAACTTTTCCCATTAGATCAGGCTGATTTCAGAAAAAATGCAGTATTAACACATccacattttcttctcttaacaCCGTCCCTTCCATTCCAACAGCGCTGGTGTCCCTCAGGACTTGCCCTCAGGGCAGGTAAGGAACTTGTCGGTTGCCCTTGGTGAGGGAGGCTGTTTGCTTTTCTTAGTTGACTTAGCCGAATACAACCAGAATCACCTCTGCGTTTGGCGTCTGACGTTAGATAGACTAACAGACTGTGAGTGCCCAAGGGGGTCCTTTGGACGCGTAAGCCCACAGAGTGGCGATGGCGTCTCAGACTTTACGGAGACCTGTTTTACCTGTGAAGAAAAcgaggctcagggaggggaaatgacttgaccaaggtcataCATTCGACGGTGGCAGATGTGGGATCAgaaccaggtcttctgactccagcCCAGTGCCTCCCAGGATCTAATTTATTAACCCCTGTGTTAGCTTTGGAATCTTTTATCCGCTTCCCTTTTTCCTGTCGTCTGAGTGGGGGATGTCATTCCAGTCAATTAGCAGCCTTCTCTCCTTTCAAAAAGGGAAGAGTGGATAAGGGGTTGGGGAAAAGTATGTTTTCGGCCAGTTAAAGGGACTGATTTATTTCACCACCACTCATCCAACGCCCGCtcggtgccaggcactgggcatcCACGGTACAGCAAAGACAGCTTCCAAAGATTGAAACTGGGTCTCTCCCAAGACCGGGCGTGCCCTGGGCCTTGACTGCCTCCTCTCGGAGCAGTCTCCCGCTGTCCCCAGAGCCCCCCTGCTCGAGGAACCTCCAGCACTGGGCGCCTAGCTCACGGCCTCAGCGCCCGCGCGACACGCCCCCGGTCACCACGGCAACCGGGGAGGTGCTGACCCTTGACCCCGGGCCCCGCccggccctgccccgccccgtcGCATTCCCGAGATCAAGATGGAGAAGGACAACCCGGAAGTGCCGCCGCCCGCCTGGTGCTAGGAGCCGCCGGCTCGGCTAGGCCGAGACCCGCGCCCGCCGTCCTTCCGCCAGCGGCCCACCCCGCGGTCCTTCCGCGCCGGAGCTGCAGCGTCCCCCGCCCCCGGTCCCACTCCACCCCACAGcgacccgcccccgcccccaggcccgCCCGAGAGGAGGAGCCGAGGCGAGGGGGAGGAGGCGGGAGAGGTTTGCGAGAGGGAGCGAGGCCGCACGAGCCGCCGGCGGTTCGTATTACCGGGGTCGGGAGGAGGAGCCCAGCCGGGCCCGCGGACCAGCGCCGGGCGGGCGGGAGGCGCGGAGGAGGCGGGCGGAAAGCCCGGGGCTGCGAATTGGGGCGGGGGCGCCCTCCCACCTCTGCCGCCCTCCGTTCGGGCCTTGGCGGCCTGGCCTCACCTGCCCGGAGGCCTGGGAGCCACCAGTCGCCGCCGAGGGCCAGTCCCCGGGGCCGGCGGAGCGTGGAGGTGCGGACGCGAGGCGCGGGCGTCCGCGCGGAGGCCTGGACTGCGCGGCCAGGTGATGGTGGGCCCCTGTGCTTCTCCAGAGGAAAGGGGACCCCCAGAGCAGCTGTGCCCCCAGGCTGCCCCAGCAAGCCGTTTGGACGTCAGCCGTAGGGAAGTCGGGCAGCTGTGAGTTTGCCTGTCTCCGTTAAGTGTCCTTAAGATGCAGTGATTTAAGGAATCAGGCTCTCCCTGCGGGAGGGGCCCTGCCTGCGCTGGTGAACTCGGTGCAGAGAAAAAGGACAGAATGATGCTTTCCGAGCAAGCCCAAAAGTGGTTTCCGACCCACGTGCAGGTCACAGTGCTCCAAGCCAAAGATCTTAAGCCAAAAGGCAAAAGTGGCACCAATGACACATACACTATAATTCAGCTGGGCAAGGAAAAGTACTCCACGTCTGTAGCTGAGAAAACCCTTGAGCCAGTCTGGAAGGAAGAGGCCTCTTTTGAGCTGCCTGGTTTGCTAATGCAGGGGAATCCAGAGAAATACATCCTTTTCCTCATAGTTATGCACAGGTCCCTGGTGGGTCTGGATAAGTTTTTAGGGCAGGTGGCCATCAATCTCAATGACATCTTTGAGGacaaacaaagaaggaaaacagagtaagttatgtaatttattttgaattggGGGGAGTTTAACTATTATCTCATTTATGGATTTCCTGTTCTTGGAAATTATTTGTCTATCTAGGGCATTGGTTTTTGGACTGAAATATGACCCAGTTTTAAACACCATATTTGCATGAATCTGAAGTAAAAATAGCCCTTgtgaagaaacattttttaagtggAGTCTTTAATGATCCATTACTCTCTCATTTGTTTGAGGTAAACATCTTCAATAGTTGAATATTTTGCGCAGGATTTTAAGTAAACATTGTTTCACTGCTTAATAAGAGGACTGGACCATAGTGTTGACCAATTAAAACAACATATATGTAAATTGTTACAATCTTTAAACATGAACAGTTTTTCAGAAAATGGAACATCAGAAAATTAAGTCTGCCAATATGacgtcttatatatatatatatatatatatatatatattttaattgaactCTGAAGCTGTTAAGTGGTAAATTACCAAATTTAGAACTCagtattttatttcatcattatAAACACAGTTGACTTTTATTTTAGCTCAGATTTAAGGGTCAGTACATCTTCATGGAGTCTAAAgctattaaaagaaaagttttaaaagtatgtaCAGATATCCTCAACCTTGAATGCAATTACTTCAAAGTTAGTTCTGTAAAGCCAGTGTGTTTAGACCATATTAAATGCTAGTCAGATTGGAGACAGTGATTAAATTCTTGTGATGAAATGATTTAATGACATCTTCAATAAAAACATGGGCTTTTTAATATGACTTACAAACTTAGGTTAGAtgtattctaatttaaaaaaccatAATATAAGTTAAAACTAGGATATATGTCTTAAATTGAAAATAGTATGTTTTCTGAGATAGAGATACTCACCCCTTGCTTAAACTTATAATTTCTCTAGTCTGAGAAAACATTAAAGTTGATGTAATTAGTGAGAGAAAAATATAGGTTGAATTTATGAGGACTTCAGATTTCAAAAATAGCTTTGCTGTTTCAGttataactgaaatttatttatgcttttaagaAGAACTTTTATAATAACTTTCTTGAAGTTCatgttattttcttatattttaaaacagccaTCTCATGTTCTTTCTGTACATATCTTCCTGCAAGATTCTCTTGATTGgagtttttattgaaaaaaaattttttaatcaggtcTTTGGTTTAATATATGTGGGATAAAAGGGTAGAGAGATAAGTAATACTAGGAATGCTGGaggaaaatggtaaatatttaactgaagagatgaaaatattttaaaaggagagaaaagggttTAAAGAAAAGTGTAAAGTTGAATATATATCAATGATTTTAATAACACTGTTTGATACCTACAAAGTAGCATTCAGTTACTTCTGAGGAGTTCTTCATcaaatttaaactgaaaaatggataatcaccaaataatttatttcaaattgcCAATTTTAGATGACCTTACTAAATAATATTTAGAAGTGTTTTGAATGTAAACTTTTAAGTATATTGCATCTGCAAATTTCATACTGCATTTTCCGTACTTTTAGTGTTAATGGATGATATACTACAGGCCTTCTCTGAAATATAAGTTTTCCGAGTGAAAGTAGGCCCAACTGTGTGAACCCAGAGATTCTGAGGATGAAATAAGCTTTTAAAGTTTCTTCTTGTTTTACTCCTTATCTTTGGCAGCATCACAATTACAATAAAGTTGGCTGTAAGCGATACTCCAATATTGTAGTCTCCTTACAGAAATTCTCTATTGGCTACTATATGAAATGGATTAGAACTTTTGGGaaggaaaatgcttttaaatgttATCAAGAGCGCTTGTGATGTTATTGCATTCAAAGTGATTTTCATATGTTATTAAATccctaacattttctttctttgtgggtAAATGGGGACCACGTATTTGATGAGATCTCTTTATTGGtaatatttctagttttttaatatagttaataGCTTCCTTTTCCAGCACAGCTGTACATATGGCCCAGTAAGAGACAGACTTGAGTCACCGGTGTGTTGCAAGAAAGATATTTAATATTCTGCACATTGTTGAGCCTTGTCAGCATATTCCCAAGTGCTTTTTAGAAAACCGGTATGAGTGATGAAGGCTACCAGCTGATTTAGAAGTCCCATGGAACTGCTGGGTGTGACAGTTTCTACTCTTGACACTGAAGACAAGTATTTACAGCTTGTCTTCCAGTTGTGTTATGACAAGCCAAGAAGTGTGGTGGCTAAAActatcattttacttatttttatacctTGAAattaaaagcctttttttttctttcaaggagaggggaagaggggcCTGAGCCAGAACACTTTGAGTGGGGCATGGAAAGAGAACTTCTGTATCTCCCACTTTAATGGGTGTCTGGGTCGGTTCTGGCACGAGATTTAAGGAAACAATACAGTATTTAATAATAGAATGGTAAAATAGTTCATGCTGTTATGTAATAccgattgattttttttttttaacagcagaaGTGGgtgatgttgatttttttttttttaaatgctcatgaAAAGTAGTAACTATCAGAGTCCCCAGAGTTAGGTATGACTCAAGCACATGCAGATTTTAGGACTTTTAGCTCTGCAGTGCACCTGCGTCCTGGCCTCTGGCACCCTTACTGCCAATCTTGTCCCATTTCTGACCACACAGTACCAATTGCTTGGGAATAGTTCCCACATGTGTGGTGGTTTTTGAACATGGACTTGTGCCCACTAAAAATTGAACAGAGGCCATATACAGTTTAAATCCAGCACTCcagaggtgaaaaaaaaatcagcattaatCCACTAAGCCTCAAATGCTAtgtcttcattttatctttttgaagccTGGGAAAACAAGTGCTATCTCTGGAATGATTCTTGAAGGTCTCATTAAGACTTCCCTATTATATCACTTTCAAAACAAAGCAGCTAGAGTTATTTGTCATGCCTGTATTTTCAGTTGGTATATTAAAGTTCTTCGCAGTTGggtttttggagggttttttttgacGAGGAGGAAGGAAAATACTGTTTTTACAGTTTATATTCAAACACTGACTTGCTTTATCCATTAAAGCTTACCTAAGTCTTTATCTTTCCTTaccaaagaacaaaacagtgcaacacatacacacatacacacacacacacacacacacacacacagggttgTAGCATGGCTGTTTTAAGAATATAgttctagaaatgaaaattcagtaaacatttatttagtgcgAGGCacactgccttcaaggagcttacagtctcgCAGGACAAAACCTACATTGCCTTCTTTGTTGGCTCTCATGTCTCCTGATTAAATACAGTGTCCTGTAAGGTACAACCTGGTATGCGTTTAACCTTATTGACATATGTGATTCATTAGATACAAAACAACTACTATTTTCATGCAGCTGTTATTCATCAATTTTGGCTATTTTCCTTGTTGACTCCGATCTGACATTGAGAAGTTACttattctctgtgcctcagtttcctcatatgtgaaaTAAGGATGTTAGACTAGATGATTTATTTGgtctcatttctaaaatttatgaaTTTCGATTACCCTTACTCCCTTACATTTATTGGGTTATTGCTTCATTTTTTCCTCAGATTTGCTTTGATTTGTTATACACATGCAAACCCTGTATGCTTGGAGTTTTTGTTTGGTTCATTTTGTTTGGGGAtttgtggggttggggggtgcaTTTCTTGCAAAGTGGATTCACCTATTTTCTATATAACCTGAGTTGTTAATAGAGCATTTCTCATGGGCCATCCATCGGAAGGATTTCTCCCCCATGGAAAATGCTCTGTTTCCCCAAACTGTGAGTTAATAATTGGATATATAACCTTGCTTCATTTCCAGGCTTTTCGAGTGCTCAACTTTGTTTTGTTGAAGGTTCTCTATTCCACAGAATTTATtgctgtaattttttatttctagtctcTGAGTTTTCAGATTTCACCATTTGCCTCAGATAAGGGATTTTCTCTATTTAGGGTCTCATGTTAATGCTTTCTATTATAAGATATTCTCTTTAAAAAGTTGCTTGTTTTGATGCAACTAGATCTTAATTGATTGAATTGCttcaaattaaatagaaaatatttctcttgCATGTTACTTGCTAAGATGTAGCTGGTATATGTATTATGTGCCAGTTTTCTTTTGCCTGGAAAGGCCTTTGAACCAGTCTTCCAATTGATAGTAAATGTAGCTTCTTCTGGTATATCCTGTAAAATTAGATCAGAGTTCCTTTTGTAGCTAAGAAAATTTAACACTTGCAGAGCTGTATTTAAATGATGACCTGTCTCCGATAATATACGGATATATACGGGATATATCAGATATATACAGGACGGATAATATACTTCATTGTTAAGTAATGTGAAAACATTGTGGAAACTCTCTTCTAGGCTGGCGTTTGTAGTTTTTTTGGCTGTTTGCCCTGTAGACTGACCATTTGTGACACCAACAGCTGGAGAGGTTCTCATGGATAAAAATActgtaaacaaaaccaaaataaactttGCTTCTtacacatcatttaaaaatgggcagtgTAATTCACTGAAGTGACTAAAAGCATAGGATATGGCTCCagttaaaataagttttatttggtATTGTCACAGTACCAATAGTTAATGAAACAAATAGATTCTAAGAGGAAGCACGTaagctttcttttttcatcaaaaacGCTTTACAAGATTTATGACTATTTGTCACTTCTTGCATTTtattaatttgcatattttattcaGGAAGAGGCTTTGACCCATTTTATATGAATGCAAATTATATCATATGCGATTTTCATGATTAGCAAACTATATGGAGTAGTCTCCCATATTAACAAAATTCTTTTAATAGCTTTTGCAGAGGAACTATTTTGAGATAGAggctaaatatttattattttattaaaaaattagtcATTATCATTTTATGGTGCTCAAAAATAGTTTGTATTGATGAATTATTTCAGGGTCTCTATCTTAGTGTCTTTTAATGCTAAAAAATGTTCTTCAGCCATTAGCAACACTTACCCCAGATGGAAACATAATAGGCTATGTATGGTTGGtaagaatttttgatgatgagtgattttcaaatcatgaaagaaaaagttGTCTAAATAGCTTTTCAAAAAAGACTGATTCCTTCTGTATATGCCACATGACAGAGacttatctgttttttaaatgaagcatTGAATAAAACCAGAAGCACTCTGGCTGACAGTTTCTCGTTTAGTGCTTAGATTGCCTTGATGTAGAGTAACTTTACCTAAAAAGCTGTTTGTATACAACAGAGCTCAATAATCCTCTCTTCATTACATGTTACAACccagtttttccttctctttaaggTGGTTTAGTTTAGAATCCAAACAAGGAAAAAGAGCCAAAAACAGGGGTGAGATAAAGGTCAATATTCAATTTATGAGGAACAATATGACAGCAAGTATGTTTGACTTATCAATGAAGGACAAAACAAGATCTCCTTTTGCAAAATTAAAAGATAAGATGAAAGGTAGAAAAAATGATGGGACATTTTCTGATACATCTTCTGCAATCATTCCAAGTTCTCACATGCCTGATGCCAATACTGAATTTTCAAGTAGTGAAATACAGATGAAATCTAAACCAAAAAAGCCTTTCCTTTTGGGTCCTCAGCGACTCTCTTCAGCGCATTCAATGTCTGATTTAACTGGGGCCCACGTATCCTCGGAGAAGCTGAAGGCTGGCACTGTTGCTCAAACGCATCTTCTCGGACACCAGATAGGTTCCTTTGGAGCAGTTCCGGAAAGTGGTAAGTGACTCATGCATTCTTTCTTGTTGATCCTCCGTGGTTTGAACTACcctcttaatttttaaagtttgactTCAAAGTTAGAGAATAAGAATTGGAGTTTCTTGctagtattttctaaatttagtcatcaaatatttattgagtacctactgtactCAAAATTGGTAAGTATATTAAAGGCAGAGCTTGTCTGCATTCAGTACTGTATTTATATTATTAGAGAATAAAAATGATTCTTGGTTTCTTTTCATGGCCTGGCTTCTTAACTGCCATTTCTCCTGTCTCAAAAGCCTGAAGCATAAATGAATAT containing:
- the RAB11FIP2 gene encoding rab11 family-interacting protein 2 isoform X2, which gives rise to MMLSEQAQKWFPTHVQVTVLQAKDLKPKGKSGTNDTYTIIQLGKEKYSTSVAEKTLEPVWKEEASFELPGLLMQGNPEKYILFLIVMHRSLVGLDKFLGQVAINLNDIFEDKQRRKTEWFSLESKQGKRAKNRGEIKVNIQFMRNNMTASMFDLSMKDKTRSPFAKLKDKMKGRKNDGTFSDTSSAIIPSSHMPDANTEFSSSEIQMKSKPKKPFLLGPQRLSSAHSMSDLTGAHVSSEKLKAGTVAQTHLLGHQIGSFGAVPESGSLRSPHRRTLSFDTSKMNQPDSSVGEGESSFGRQNDPFTNVTASLPQKFATLPRKKNPFEESNESWDSSMNLFSKSTEVRKENKREKREKVSLFERVTGKKDSRRSDRLNNGGSDSPCDLKSPNAFSENRQDYFDYESTNPFTTKFRASNIMPSSSFHMNPTSNEDLRKIPLPWMSVSTPPIFGYQDNLSLNLQLF
- the RAB11FIP2 gene encoding rab11 family-interacting protein 2 isoform X1, whose product is MMLSEQAQKWFPTHVQVTVLQAKDLKPKGKSGTNDTYTIIQLGKEKYSTSVAEKTLEPVWKEEASFELPGLLMQGNPEKYILFLIVMHRSLVGLDKFLGQVAINLNDIFEDKQRRKTEWFSLESKQGKRAKNRGEIKVNIQFMRNNMTASMFDLSMKDKTRSPFAKLKDKMKGRKNDGTFSDTSSAIIPSSHMPDANTEFSSSEIQMKSKPKKPFLLGPQRLSSAHSMSDLTGAHVSSEKLKAGTVAQTHLLGHQIGSFGAVPESGSLRSPHRRTLSFDTSKMNQPDSSVGEGESSFGRQNDPFTNVTASLPQKFATLPRKKNPFEESNESWDSSMNLFSKSTEVRKENKREKREKVSLFERVTGKKDSRRSDRLNNGGSDSPCDLKSPNAFSENRQDYFDYESTNPFTTKFRASNIMPSSSFHMNPTSNEDLRKIPDSNPFDATAGYRSLTYEEVLQELVKHKELLRRKDSHIRELEDYIDNLLVRVMEETPSILRVPYEPSRKAGKFSTSS